In the genome of Populus nigra chromosome 9, ddPopNigr1.1, whole genome shotgun sequence, one region contains:
- the LOC133703497 gene encoding uncharacterized protein LOC133703497 isoform X1: MSVERSFEAWEEVQRHGQDLADRLAQGFSGLIQSHMTYPPTFSWPNSPKSKPFDLEFPGHGFSKNDFGVLTDNSGIDGVSAILDIGNRIGQAGADFGAALNGLVHQFFRRLPVPFKQEESVGAGLRMDGKRSEMGLCLEGELGLVRERLRDFGFVEDNSGGGSRGVDELLKEEIGGFNLKGVGFLGKPQGTINITSTYDSRTHNIEGSLVARGDLWRVEASHGSSTSRNDNSSMFLVQLGPLLIVRDSTFLLPVHLSKQHLLWYGYDRKTGMHSLCPAVWSKHRRWLLMSMLCLNPLACSFVDLQFPNGQLTYVSGEGLSTSAIVPLCGGLLQAQGQYPGEMRFSFSHKNKWGTRITPMVQWPDKSFTLGFAHSLAWQRSGLMVRPTVQFSLCPTFGGSNPGLHAELIHSVNDHLNLICGCAATTHPSAFASLSIGRSKWNGNVGSSGLVVRLDTPLSNVGQPSFSVQINSGVEF; this comes from the exons ATGTCAGTAGAAAGATCATTTGAAGCATGGGAAGAGGTCCAAAGGCATGGCCAGGACCTGGCAGACCGGCTAGCTCAAGGGTTTTCAGGCCTTATACAGTCACATATGACATACCCACCTACGTTTTCTTGGCCGAACTCTCCAAAATCGAAGCCTTTTGATCTGGAGTTTCCGGGACATGGTTTTAGTAAAAATGATTTTGGGGTTTTAACTGATAATTCTGGGATAGATGGGGTTTCGGctattttggatattggaaatAGGATTGGACAAGCTGGGGCTGATTTTGGTGCGGCTTTGAATGGATTGGTGCATCAGTTTTTTAGGAGATTACCAGTGCCGTTTAAGCAGGAGGAGAGCGTGGGGGCTGGGTTGAGGATGGATGGTAAGAGGAGTGAGATGGGGCTATGTTTGGAGGGAGAGTTGGGTTTGGTTAGAGAGAGGTTGAGGGATTTTGGGTTTGTGGAGGATAATAGTGGCGGTGGCAGCCGTGGAGTGGATGAGTTGTTGAAAGAGGAAATTGGTGGGTTTAATTTGAAGGGAGTGGGATTTCTTGGCAAACCACag GGGACCATAAACATTACCTCAACTTATGACAGCAGAACTCACAACATTGAGGGTTCTTTGGTTGCAAGGGGAGATTTATGGAGAGTAGAGGCATCACATGGAAGTTCCACATCAAGAAATGATAATTCATCCATGTTCCTTGTCCAGCTTGGACCTCTGTTGATTGTGCGTGATTCAACCTTTCTTCTGCCTGTGCATCTTTCAAAGCAACACTTGCTTTGGTATGGTTATGATAGGAAG ACTGGAATGCATTCACTGTGTCCAGCTGTGTGGTCAAAGCATAGAAGGTGGTTGTTAATGTCAATGCTCTGTCTCAATCCTTTAGCTTGT TCTTTTGTAGATTTACAGTTTCCAAATGGGCAATTGACCTATGTATCTGGTGAAGGACTGTCTACCAGTGCTATCGTACCTCTTTGCGGAGGTCTTCTCCAAGCTCAGGGGCAATATCCTGGAGAAATGAGATTCAGCTTCTCTCATAAG AATAAGTGGGGAACACGCATTACACCGATGGTACAATGGCCTGACAAATCGTTTACATTGGGTTTTGCACATTCTTTAGCATGGCAGAGATCTGGTCTTATGGTGAGGCCAACTGTTCAGTTCAG TTTGTGCCCCACTTTTGGTGGAAGCAATCCTGGTTTGCATGCAGAACTGATTCACTCAGTGAATGACCATCTGAATCTGATATGCGGCTGTGCTGCAACGACGCACCCTTCTGCATTTGCATCACTATCG ATTGGCAGGTCTAAGTGGAATGGTAATGTGGGGAGCTCAGGACTGGTTGTGAGACTCGATACTCCTCTCTCTAATGTTGGCCAACCTTCCTTTTCTGTTCAGATAAATAGTGGTGTTGAGTTTTGA
- the LOC133703497 gene encoding uncharacterized protein LOC133703497 isoform X2 → MSVERSFEAWEEVQRHGQDLADRLAQGFSGLIQSHMTYPPTFSWPNSPKSKPFDLEFPGHGFSKNDFGVLTDNSGIDGVSAILDIGNRIGQAGADFGAALNGLVHQFFRRLPVPFKQEESVGAGLRMDGKRSEMGLCLEGELGLVRERLRDFGFVEDNSGGGSRGVDELLKEEIGGFNLKGVGFLGKPQGTINITSTYDSRTHNIEGSLVARGDLWRVEASHGSSTSRNDNSSMFLVQLGPLLIVRDSTFLLPVHLSKQHLLWYGYDRKTGMHSLCPAVWSKHRRWLLMSMLCLNPLACSFVDLQFPNGQLTYVSGEGLSTSAIVPLCGGLLQAQGQYPGEMRFSFSHKNKWGTRITPMVQWPDKSFTLGFAHSLAWQRSGLMVRPTVQFRLSCSSFRSLWHQKNLVNRKKVTHFVCTWLNNHKPGPVCIS, encoded by the exons ATGTCAGTAGAAAGATCATTTGAAGCATGGGAAGAGGTCCAAAGGCATGGCCAGGACCTGGCAGACCGGCTAGCTCAAGGGTTTTCAGGCCTTATACAGTCACATATGACATACCCACCTACGTTTTCTTGGCCGAACTCTCCAAAATCGAAGCCTTTTGATCTGGAGTTTCCGGGACATGGTTTTAGTAAAAATGATTTTGGGGTTTTAACTGATAATTCTGGGATAGATGGGGTTTCGGctattttggatattggaaatAGGATTGGACAAGCTGGGGCTGATTTTGGTGCGGCTTTGAATGGATTGGTGCATCAGTTTTTTAGGAGATTACCAGTGCCGTTTAAGCAGGAGGAGAGCGTGGGGGCTGGGTTGAGGATGGATGGTAAGAGGAGTGAGATGGGGCTATGTTTGGAGGGAGAGTTGGGTTTGGTTAGAGAGAGGTTGAGGGATTTTGGGTTTGTGGAGGATAATAGTGGCGGTGGCAGCCGTGGAGTGGATGAGTTGTTGAAAGAGGAAATTGGTGGGTTTAATTTGAAGGGAGTGGGATTTCTTGGCAAACCACag GGGACCATAAACATTACCTCAACTTATGACAGCAGAACTCACAACATTGAGGGTTCTTTGGTTGCAAGGGGAGATTTATGGAGAGTAGAGGCATCACATGGAAGTTCCACATCAAGAAATGATAATTCATCCATGTTCCTTGTCCAGCTTGGACCTCTGTTGATTGTGCGTGATTCAACCTTTCTTCTGCCTGTGCATCTTTCAAAGCAACACTTGCTTTGGTATGGTTATGATAGGAAG ACTGGAATGCATTCACTGTGTCCAGCTGTGTGGTCAAAGCATAGAAGGTGGTTGTTAATGTCAATGCTCTGTCTCAATCCTTTAGCTTGT TCTTTTGTAGATTTACAGTTTCCAAATGGGCAATTGACCTATGTATCTGGTGAAGGACTGTCTACCAGTGCTATCGTACCTCTTTGCGGAGGTCTTCTCCAAGCTCAGGGGCAATATCCTGGAGAAATGAGATTCAGCTTCTCTCATAAG AATAAGTGGGGAACACGCATTACACCGATGGTACAATGGCCTGACAAATCGTTTACATTGGGTTTTGCACATTCTTTAGCATGGCAGAGATCTGGTCTTATGGTGAGGCCAACTGTTCAGTTCAG GTTATCCTGCAGTTCCTTTCGTAGCTTG TGGCATCAGAAGAATTTGGTCAACAGGAAAAAAGTAACACATTTCGTGTGTACTTGGTTAAACAATCACAAACCAGGGCCAGTCTGCATTTCTTGA